In the Candidatus Zixiibacteriota bacterium genome, one interval contains:
- a CDS encoding glutathione S-transferase family protein, protein MRYELYYQPAIQGRGEFVRLPLEDAGADYVDVARDPSFGRPGIMKFLEDPSLKHPPFAPPFLRAGRLLISQTANILQFLGPRLGLVPKSEAGRLWANQLQLTIADWLYEAGQTHHPIANVLYYEEQKEEAKKRAAHFTANRIPKFMGYFERVLERSPAGGFVFGRKASYVDLSLFQMVEGLRYAFPKTMARLEPRHPRLVSVHDRVKERPRIAAYLASSRRLPFNEQGIFRRYPELEEG, encoded by the coding sequence ATGCGTTACGAGCTTTACTACCAGCCCGCGATTCAGGGTCGCGGAGAATTCGTTCGCCTGCCGCTCGAGGACGCGGGCGCCGACTACGTCGACGTTGCGCGCGACCCGAGCTTCGGCCGGCCCGGAATCATGAAATTTCTCGAGGACCCCTCGCTGAAGCATCCGCCGTTCGCGCCGCCGTTTCTGCGGGCGGGCAGGCTCCTGATTTCCCAGACCGCCAACATCCTCCAGTTCCTGGGGCCGCGCCTGGGCCTGGTCCCGAAAAGCGAAGCGGGCCGGCTCTGGGCCAATCAGCTGCAACTTACGATCGCCGACTGGCTTTACGAAGCCGGCCAGACGCACCATCCAATCGCCAATGTGCTCTACTACGAGGAGCAGAAGGAGGAAGCGAAGAAGCGCGCCGCGCACTTCACCGCCAACCGCATCCCTAAGTTCATGGGCTATTTCGAGAGGGTGCTCGAGCGCAGTCCCGCCGGCGGTTTCGTCTTCGGCCGCAAGGCCTCTTACGTCGATCTGTCGCTTTTCCAGATGGTCGAAGGGCTGCGCTACGCCTTTCCCAAAACGATGGCGCGGCTCGAGCCGCGCCATCCGAGGCTCGTGAGCGTGCACGATCGCGTGAAAGAGCGCCCGCGGATCGCGGCGTATCTCGCCTCTTCGCGGCGGCTGCCGTTCAACGAGCAGGGGATCTTCCGCCGTTACCCGGAGCTGGAAGAAGGGTAG
- a CDS encoding pyridoxamine 5'-phosphate oxidase family protein: MEWKEALPLLQESHTGVAVSVTPKGRAHATVVSTAVLDGKVGFASRGHTVKVRNIQRTGRAAVTVIKLDTRRYVTVEGPTTVEPWKDTPEHLQRLKALYVAMGRTPKTDEEFARRMREEQRALVLVSPERIYGSL; this comes from the coding sequence ATGGAATGGAAAGAAGCGCTTCCCCTGCTCCAGGAAAGCCACACCGGGGTCGCGGTCAGCGTCACGCCGAAGGGGCGCGCCCATGCCACCGTCGTCTCGACGGCCGTGCTGGACGGCAAGGTGGGGTTTGCGTCGCGCGGGCACACGGTGAAGGTGAGGAACATCCAGCGCACGGGCCGCGCGGCCGTCACCGTGATCAAGCTCGACACCCGCCGCTACGTCACGGTCGAAGGGCCGACAACCGTAGAGCCCTGGAAGGATACGCCCGAGCACCTGCAGCGGCTGAAGGCCCTCTACGTCGCCATGGGCCGGACGCCCAAAACCGACGAGGAGTTCGCGCGGCGCATGCGCGAGGAGCAGCGCGCCCTCGTTCTGGTCTCCCCGGAGCGGATCTACGGCAGCCTCTGA
- a CDS encoding Gfo/Idh/MocA family oxidoreductase produces the protein MMTFDPLGVGLVGAGGRWGPRAHAPALKGIAETRLVAVCTAHEETARAAAEKLGAARAYGSLDALIRDAEVEAVVVAVRVPAHYALARKAIEAGKHVFCEWPLGANTREAEDLAALAREKNVRTMVGLQRRASPAYLYMRELVEQGYVGQVLAVAMTLMNSGVLTRTSDRTWQRDAALGANTLTITFAHVFDAMCMVVGEPAEVSAVVSTQVPQWFETDTQRYVDVTSPDNVLVHGRLQSGAVFSACCGVQPYHGSGHRLEIYGRDGTLAMIGGGEAGEELRRKIFGARKGDKALEELPVPERFKWVPEALRDGYAYDVAQMWVRFAAAIRAGSDCDPDFEHAVRRHRTLDAIARASRTGERQEVAP, from the coding sequence ATGATGACCTTCGACCCGCTGGGCGTCGGGCTCGTCGGGGCGGGCGGCCGCTGGGGGCCGCGGGCGCATGCGCCGGCCTTGAAGGGCATCGCCGAGACCCGGCTCGTTGCGGTCTGCACGGCGCACGAGGAGACCGCGCGGGCGGCGGCCGAGAAGCTCGGCGCGGCGCGCGCGTACGGAAGCCTCGACGCCCTGATCCGAGACGCCGAGGTGGAAGCCGTGGTCGTGGCCGTGCGCGTGCCGGCGCACTACGCGCTTGCGAGGAAGGCGATCGAAGCGGGCAAGCACGTCTTTTGCGAGTGGCCCCTGGGCGCGAACACGCGGGAAGCCGAGGATCTGGCGGCGCTCGCGCGCGAAAAAAACGTGCGCACGATGGTCGGACTGCAGCGGCGCGCCTCCCCGGCCTATCTCTACATGCGCGAGCTGGTGGAGCAGGGGTACGTGGGGCAGGTGCTGGCGGTCGCCATGACGCTGATGAACAGCGGCGTTTTGACCCGTACCTCGGATCGAACCTGGCAGCGTGACGCGGCCCTCGGAGCCAACACGCTGACGATCACCTTTGCGCACGTCTTCGACGCCATGTGCATGGTGGTCGGCGAGCCGGCGGAGGTCTCGGCGGTGGTCTCGACTCAGGTGCCGCAATGGTTCGAGACCGACACGCAACGGTACGTCGACGTCACCTCTCCCGACAACGTCCTCGTGCACGGCCGGCTGCAAAGCGGCGCCGTCTTTTCCGCCTGCTGCGGCGTCCAGCCGTACCACGGCAGCGGCCATCGGCTGGAGATTTACGGCCGCGACGGAACGCTTGCCATGATCGGCGGCGGCGAGGCGGGAGAGGAGCTGCGCCGGAAAATCTTTGGCGCGCGCAAGGGCGACAAGGCGCTTGAGGAGCTGCCGGTGCCGGAGCGGTTCAAGTGGGTGCCGGAAGCGCTGCGCGACGGTTACGCTTACGACGTCGCGCAGATGTGGGTCAGGTTCGCCGCGGCGATCCGCGCGGGCTCCGACTGCGACCCCGACTTCGAGCATGCGGTTCGCCGCCACCGGACTCTGGATGCCATTGCCCGCGCTTCCCGGACCGGCGAGCGGCAGGAGGTGGCTCCGTAG
- a CDS encoding cobalamin-independent methionine synthase II family protein, which produces MRRSTERILTTHVGSLPRPDDLREMWSKHAAGLAEEALEERLRSAVAEVVRAQVEAGIDIPNDGEFGKPMRAAVDRGAWGNYVFHRLSGFIPTPPEAVAPDTAAPGAPMRIVGVRWEQREFAQFYADTGLGAPSTAASRPTCAGPVAYVGHEALSRDLANLRAAADKAGIEEAFVSAIAPGSLEMFCRGQNLHYPTPEAFVAALASAMREEYRAIVRAGFVLQIDDPGLPGAWDMLDPRPSIEAYRRYARLRVEALNGALEGIPEDRVRYHICWGSWHGPHTTDIPLREVVDVMLEVKAQAYLVEAGNARHEHEYKVWRDVRLPQGKILIPGVVSHATNVVEHPELVADRIAAFADIVGRENVIAGTDCGLGGRVHPQIAWAKLRALSEGAALASRRLRAR; this is translated from the coding sequence ATGCGACGAAGCACGGAGCGAATCCTGACCACGCATGTCGGCAGCCTTCCCCGGCCCGACGACCTGCGCGAGATGTGGTCCAAACACGCAGCGGGCCTCGCGGAAGAGGCCCTGGAAGAGCGCCTGCGATCCGCCGTGGCCGAGGTCGTGCGCGCTCAGGTCGAAGCGGGCATCGACATCCCGAACGACGGCGAGTTCGGCAAGCCCATGCGCGCCGCGGTCGACCGCGGCGCCTGGGGGAATTACGTCTTCCATCGCCTTTCCGGTTTCATTCCGACCCCGCCCGAAGCGGTCGCGCCGGATACCGCGGCCCCCGGGGCGCCGATGCGGATCGTCGGGGTGCGCTGGGAGCAGCGCGAGTTCGCGCAGTTCTACGCCGATACCGGGCTCGGAGCACCGAGCACCGCCGCCAGTCGCCCGACCTGCGCCGGGCCCGTCGCCTACGTCGGCCACGAGGCTTTGTCGCGCGACCTCGCGAACCTGAGGGCGGCCGCGGACAAAGCCGGGATCGAAGAGGCGTTCGTGTCCGCGATCGCCCCGGGAAGCCTGGAGATGTTCTGCCGCGGCCAGAACCTCCATTACCCGACGCCGGAGGCGTTCGTCGCAGCCCTCGCCTCGGCGATGCGCGAGGAGTACCGGGCGATCGTCAGGGCCGGCTTCGTCCTGCAGATCGACGACCCTGGGCTTCCCGGGGCCTGGGACATGCTGGACCCGCGCCCGAGCATCGAAGCGTACCGGCGCTATGCCCGGCTCCGAGTCGAGGCGTTGAACGGCGCGCTGGAAGGCATCCCGGAGGATCGCGTCCGCTACCACATCTGCTGGGGCAGCTGGCACGGGCCGCACACGACGGACATTCCCTTGCGCGAGGTCGTCGACGTGATGCTCGAGGTGAAGGCCCAGGCGTATCTCGTCGAAGCGGGCAACGCGCGCCACGAGCACGAATACAAGGTCTGGCGCGACGTCCGGCTGCCGCAGGGAAAGATCCTGATTCCCGGCGTCGTGAGCCACGCGACCAACGTCGTCGAGCACCCCGAGCTGGTGGCGGACCGCATCGCGGCGTTCGCGGACATCGTCGGACGCGAAAACGTGATCGCCGGCACCGATTGCGGCCTCGGCGGCCGCGTCCATCCTCAGATCGCGTGGGCGAAGCTGCGCGCGCTGTCAGAGGGCGCCGCGCTGGCGAGCCGACGTCTCCGGGCCCGTTGA
- a CDS encoding alpha/beta hydrolase has protein sequence MTTNNQFEVAERDVEYQRLQGKPWLVRIYQPQGRGPFAAIVDVHGGAWHNGDRLSNAAIDRALAANGILVAAVDFRQPPEAGYPASIRDVNLAIRWLKAHAPELDATSRVGAFGNSSGGHQVVLSALRPRHPAYSDLALPGRPEIDAGLAYVIAGWPVIDPLYRFHYARRSDRQELVKAHLDYWGTEEAMAEGNPQAILDRNERAELPPVLMLLKANDRNHPLEMQERFIDSYRRRGGAIEVDTFEGFAERVVPSPDQPETMRLIDVMTAFVRRHAR, from the coding sequence ATGACGACGAACAACCAATTTGAAGTCGCCGAGCGCGACGTCGAATATCAGCGCCTTCAGGGCAAGCCGTGGCTCGTTCGTATTTACCAGCCGCAGGGACGAGGGCCGTTTGCGGCCATCGTCGACGTGCACGGGGGCGCCTGGCACAACGGCGACCGGTTGAGCAACGCGGCCATCGATCGGGCGCTGGCGGCCAACGGCATCCTGGTTGCGGCGGTTGATTTTCGCCAGCCGCCGGAAGCGGGCTATCCGGCTTCGATCCGCGACGTCAATCTGGCGATCCGCTGGCTCAAGGCGCACGCGCCGGAGCTCGACGCAACGAGCCGGGTCGGCGCCTTCGGCAATTCGAGCGGCGGCCACCAGGTCGTGCTGAGCGCGCTGCGGCCCCGCCATCCGGCCTATTCGGATCTGGCGCTGCCCGGCCGTCCCGAGATCGACGCCGGCCTCGCCTATGTCATCGCCGGCTGGCCGGTGATCGACCCGCTCTACCGTTTCCACTACGCCAGGCGGTCCGACCGGCAGGAGCTGGTCAAAGCGCACCTCGACTACTGGGGGACGGAAGAAGCGATGGCGGAGGGAAACCCGCAGGCGATTCTCGACCGGAACGAACGCGCCGAGCTGCCGCCGGTCCTGATGCTGCTCAAGGCGAACGATCGAAATCATCCCCTGGAGATGCAGGAGCGCTTCATCGATTCCTATCGCCGGCGGGGAGGAGCGATCGAGGTCGATACGTTCGAGGGCTTCGCCGAGCGGGTCGTCCCGTCTCCCGACCAGCCGGAAACCATGAGGCTGATCGACGTAATGACGGCCTTCGTTCGGCGGCACGCCCGCTGA
- a CDS encoding amidohydrolase family protein, with translation MTSRPKFFDSHFHIIDKNFPLVPNQGFVPDAFTVEDYLARLKGVELCGGAVVSGSFQAFDQGYLLHALKMLGPSFVGVTQVPRTVSDGELRELDNAGVRAVRFNVRRGGSEEIRHLEKMARRVHELVGWHIELYVDSSELADLFETLVSLPAVSIDHLGLSRAGFPTLLKLAERGVRVKATGFGRVDFDVPPALAELYAANPRALMFGTDLPCTRAPRPYRDEDYTLVLETLGEEKAADVFYKNAIDFYRPKKAA, from the coding sequence GTGACCTCGAGGCCCAAGTTCTTCGACAGCCATTTTCACATCATCGACAAGAATTTTCCCCTGGTTCCCAATCAGGGGTTCGTGCCCGACGCGTTCACGGTCGAGGACTATCTGGCGCGCCTGAAAGGGGTCGAGCTCTGCGGCGGGGCGGTGGTCTCCGGTTCGTTCCAGGCTTTCGATCAGGGCTATCTCCTCCACGCTCTGAAGATGCTCGGCCCGTCGTTCGTGGGCGTAACCCAGGTGCCGCGGACCGTCTCGGACGGGGAGCTCCGGGAGCTCGACAACGCGGGCGTTCGCGCCGTGCGGTTCAACGTGAGGCGCGGCGGCTCGGAAGAGATCCGTCACCTGGAAAAGATGGCACGGCGGGTTCACGAGCTCGTCGGCTGGCACATAGAGCTGTACGTCGATTCCTCCGAGCTGGCCGATCTGTTCGAGACGCTCGTCTCGTTGCCCGCGGTCAGCATCGATCATCTCGGGCTTTCCCGGGCGGGCTTCCCGACGCTGCTCAAGCTGGCGGAAAGAGGCGTTCGGGTGAAAGCCACGGGCTTCGGGCGAGTGGACTTCGACGTCCCTCCGGCGCTCGCGGAACTCTATGCCGCCAATCCGCGTGCGCTCATGTTCGGCACCGACCTCCCATGCACTCGCGCCCCCCGGCCCTACCGCGACGAGGACTATACACTGGTCCTGGAGACCCTGGGAGAAGAAAAGGCGGCGGACGTCTTCTACAAGAACGCAATCGACTTCTACCGGCCGAAAAAGGCCGCTTAG
- a CDS encoding alpha/beta hydrolase, with product MAQHINGPLYYERMGRTGPVIAFIHPNPMDQSCWIFQMAHFSTWYRCIAIDIPGYGRSPTAEPGLTMTDMAEACWEAIDDAAPGEKAIVVGCSVGSSIAPYMYHLRPDRTAALVLSGTGYNPAKEFTKGRIANYRANGIDYRWAYTFEDMSPAFRTTPLAHFFANLFTERNRHADLQTIIRQFEALAEPYPEGHHERIACPTIILTGSEDNSHQRAFALQARIPNCELRTLPGAGHACQIEQPWLFDRFMIEFLARHGLFPGETPPARTIV from the coding sequence ATGGCACAGCATATCAACGGACCGCTCTACTACGAACGGATGGGACGCACGGGGCCGGTGATCGCCTTCATTCATCCCAACCCGATGGATCAATCCTGCTGGATTTTCCAGATGGCGCATTTCTCGACCTGGTACCGCTGCATCGCCATCGACATACCGGGATACGGCCGATCACCCACTGCCGAGCCGGGTCTGACGATGACCGACATGGCGGAGGCCTGCTGGGAAGCGATCGACGACGCCGCGCCCGGCGAAAAAGCGATCGTGGTCGGCTGTTCGGTCGGCTCTTCGATCGCGCCGTACATGTATCACCTTCGGCCCGACCGGACCGCGGCGCTGGTGCTGTCGGGCACGGGTTACAACCCGGCCAAGGAGTTCACCAAAGGCCGGATCGCCAACTACAGGGCGAACGGCATCGATTACCGCTGGGCCTATACGTTCGAAGACATGAGCCCGGCGTTTCGCACCACGCCGCTGGCGCACTTCTTCGCGAACCTTTTCACCGAGCGCAATCGACACGCGGACCTCCAGACGATCATCCGCCAGTTCGAGGCGCTGGCGGAGCCTTATCCGGAGGGACACCACGAGCGGATCGCCTGTCCGACGATCATTCTGACCGGCAGCGAAGACAACAGCCATCAGCGCGCGTTCGCGCTCCAGGCCCGCATCCCCAATTGCGAGCTGAGAACGCTGCCCGGCGCCGGCCACGCCTGTCAGATCGAGCAGCCGTGGCTGTTTGACCGCTTCATGATCGAGTTTCTCGCCAGGCACGGCCTTTTCCCCGGAGAAACGCCGCCGGCGCGGACGATCGTCTAG
- a CDS encoding HD domain-containing protein, producing MAENRSLSERADALERKMSDELDVLISRSALFNMADGQLGAVTVPSDPARGRYQLMGDDPRLPQMPARPTLLDFFIYRAKGINHLLQSATHALKASMPEKTILACLLHDIANAIFIKSDHGYWGAQLIEPYVDEEVSWAVRAHQALRFFPDESVGYSYPEMYIRHFGPDYEPDDYIKEAYRRARNHKWYMTARMITVHDIYSFDPDAVVSWEPFVDIVGRNFKQPKEGLGFDDSPVAHMWRTIRRPTKYL from the coding sequence ATGGCCGAAAACAGGTCTCTGAGCGAGCGGGCGGATGCCCTGGAACGAAAGATGAGCGATGAGCTCGACGTGCTGATTTCCAGGTCGGCGTTGTTCAACATGGCCGACGGCCAGCTCGGCGCGGTCACCGTGCCCTCCGATCCCGCAAGGGGCAGATACCAGCTCATGGGCGACGATCCGCGGCTGCCGCAGATGCCGGCCCGGCCGACCCTGCTCGACTTCTTCATCTACCGCGCCAAAGGCATCAACCACCTGCTGCAGAGCGCCACCCACGCGCTCAAGGCCTCGATGCCGGAAAAGACGATTCTCGCCTGCCTCCTGCACGACATCGCCAACGCCATCTTCATCAAGAGCGACCACGGCTACTGGGGCGCCCAGCTGATCGAGCCCTACGTCGACGAGGAGGTGAGCTGGGCGGTGCGCGCGCACCAGGCCCTGCGGTTCTTTCCCGACGAGTCCGTCGGCTACTCCTACCCGGAGATGTACATCCGCCATTTCGGGCCCGACTACGAGCCCGACGACTACATCAAGGAAGCCTACAGGCGGGCCCGCAACCACAAGTGGTACATGACCGCGCGCATGATCACCGTCCACGACATCTATTCGTTCGATCCCGACGCGGTGGTGAGCTGGGAGCCCTTCGTCGACATCGTCGGGCGCAACTTCAAGCAGCCGAAAGAGGGCCTCGGCTTCGACGACAGCCCGGTCGCCCACATGTGGCGCACGATCCGTCGCCCGACGAAGTATCTCTGA